Proteins from one Chroococcidiopsis sp. CCMEE 29 genomic window:
- a CDS encoding transposase, whose translation MGKRVMSLIWDNATWHVSQQVRQWIKQHNAQVKRTGKGVRLIVCQLPVKTPWLNAIEPKWIHAKRAIIEPQRKLTAQEVKTRVCDYFGCSLLETLAKKVS comes from the coding sequence ATGGGTAAACGAGTCATGTCCTTGATTTGGGATAACGCGACCTGGCATGTATCTCAACAAGTGCGGCAGTGGATTAAACAACATAATGCCCAGGTTAAGCGAACGGGCAAGGGAGTCCGATTGATTGTCTGCCAGCTACCGGTCAAGACTCCCTGGTTGAATGCGATTGAACCGAAATGGATTCATGCCAAACGGGCAATTATCGAACCTCAACGTAAACTGACAGCACAAGAAGTAAAGACCAGAGTTTGTGATTATTTTGGCTGCTCCTTGCTGGAAACACTCGCAAAAAAGGTCTCCTGA